From Corvus cornix cornix isolate S_Up_H32 chromosome 1A, ASM73873v5, whole genome shotgun sequence, a single genomic window includes:
- the EFCAB10 gene encoding EF-hand calcium-binding domain-containing protein 10 isoform X2 codes for MAAGEEQSREYLWRHRLPELLHRLGALLLFHRPEKPREFLIQVLERVKAGRRAEGEYPFLMDEANVDAMFSLLDVLGQGHIRPAQYREALKTLGLSTEDLELDDDVNITRDVFKEGMKKKMLESWSVY; via the exons ATGGCGGCGGGCGAGGAGCAGAGCCGCGAGTACCTGTGGAGGCACCGGCTGCCCGAGCTGCTGCACCGCCTCGGAGCGTTGCTGCTCTTCCACCGCCCCG AAAAGCCACGCGAGTTCCTGATCCAGGTGCTGGAGAGGGTAAAGGCTGGGAGACGAGCCGAGGGCGAGTACCCGTTCCTCATGGACGAGGCCAACGTGGACGCCATGTTCAGCCTGCTGGACGTCCTAGGCCAGGGCCACATCAGGCCAGCGCAGTACAGGGAAG CTCTTAAAACTTTGGGACTGAGCACTGAGGATTTGGAGCTAGATGATGATGTGAATATCACACGGGATGTATTCAAGGAAGGAAT gaagaaaaagatgctgGAGAGCTGGTCTGTGTATTAG
- the EFCAB10 gene encoding EF-hand calcium-binding domain-containing protein 10 isoform X1 — translation MAAGEEQSREYLWRHRLPELLHRLGALLLFHRPEKPREFLIQVLERVKAGRRAEGEYPFLMDEANVDAMFSLLDVLGQGHIRPAQYREALKTLGLSTEDLELDDDVNITRDVFKEGMAGTTAGDEIGSQF, via the exons ATGGCGGCGGGCGAGGAGCAGAGCCGCGAGTACCTGTGGAGGCACCGGCTGCCCGAGCTGCTGCACCGCCTCGGAGCGTTGCTGCTCTTCCACCGCCCCG AAAAGCCACGCGAGTTCCTGATCCAGGTGCTGGAGAGGGTAAAGGCTGGGAGACGAGCCGAGGGCGAGTACCCGTTCCTCATGGACGAGGCCAACGTGGACGCCATGTTCAGCCTGCTGGACGTCCTAGGCCAGGGCCACATCAGGCCAGCGCAGTACAGGGAAG CTCTTAAAACTTTGGGACTGAGCACTGAGGATTTGGAGCTAGATGATGATGTGAATATCACACGGGATGTATTCAAGGAAGGAAT GGCTGGTACCACAGCTGGAGATGAAATAGGTTCGCAGTTCTAA